The following proteins come from a genomic window of Methanosarcina sp. MTP4:
- the cobN gene encoding cobaltochelatase subunit CobN has protein sequence MERIRTDKLKNPVKYAKIFGLILLLLFMLVSACPAAGSEGVKYELVANTTSDENGYYSFEYIPNGEYELLAATYAQYKSTDTWLWYSGSGNLAVLNGTDLSNQNITISSDDLVPHDKVLGFLDRSIVSGYAKPKMGSAKPYVDVVLISSDEEFVANTTSDENGYYSFEDIPNGEYELLAATYTQYKSTDTWLWYSGSESLAVSNGTDLSNQNITISSDDLVPHGKVLGFLDRSIVSGYAKPKMGSAKPYVDVVLISSDEEFVANTTSDENGYYSFEDIPNGEYELLAATYAQYKSTDTWLWYSGSGNLAVSIGTDLSNQNITISSDDLVPHDKVLGFLDRSIVSGYAKPKMGSAKPYVDVVLLKEKYTNLSNSPHLNVSIITGYRYDYQLETAVNRLNSNSDLNLTVSYFTPNNLENHTEVDFGSMDIIYINMFTQDAELLRDDIDEAIANGAVVIGQTTTLSDNPEPIPSKFDDEAELKAFLQSYWSNIPADDQNLDYMIFYLASEYYGRNDLEIEAPIGPPKRAIYHPDFVNGSDLYFAESYEEYLDWYANREDGGYRYNAGAPTVGMAFYASYYPNRVEPFETLIREFESRGVNVITFYGDSSNLCDPFIRNETETYVDALISFTYRGNYFDTEGLDIPLINGVLNGYLNSTEWNESSSPLPADSMMRIYRPEWYGFIDPIMISTSEIHPETEEEIYVPIQGQVDWLVNRTLAQVELSPERTPEAEKKVAIIYYNHGCGKDGIGASYLDVAPSISKLLEGMADAGYAVDSGSIPNGSELTDLILVQGTNIGTWAPGELDRMVENGDVALIPNSTYSEWFEALPEARQQEVISRWGRAPGDIMVWESGGEKYLVIPKIEVGDGVILAPQPTRGWLQDNDALYHSKDLPPHHQYIAFYLWLQKEYGADAMVNMGRHGTVEWLPGKQFCLSSEDWPALMNGDIPVIYPYVMDGLGEGVQAKRRGNAVVIDHLIPPVLEAGLYGEYAELDGAILDYTNAVDMGMDEELVVMHKAEILNLTEELGLDSQLNMSLAEDKLTFEDIFLDELGDLLEELKSTSMPYGLHVLGTSPEGAELAGMVNSMLGEPFEEHVEFCFDPALSGCNNSDEAEFALLESVLLYGNSSAEAQANVLGCSENATLTADLATAEEYAVLLAEGKNEINQVLKALDGRFIEPNAGGDPVRDSDTLPSGRNFYSFDPEELPSEEAWIIGTEMADEMLRQYRESHNGSYPEKVAYVLWAGETTRNEGVMESQILYLLGVKPNFEDEDDDFDSYDDLVFIPDEELGRPRIDVMVQISGLYRDTYPNNIRLIDYAVRTVCDESEYPGTAENPNYVLENTKSLAAVLNETLQNDSLSWQVATLRIFGPADGAYGTGMSNAVSASNTWNNTEELAELYISKMSNAYGEYIWGESLAEFTGCDELENEAFFEENLKDVEVTLHSRSSNTYGALDTDEFFQYLGGLNLAVKYASGGEYPESFIFNLRNPGCEAVETLSSFLEKELYARYFNPSWIEGMQQNGYAGATEMSDFLENLWGWEALNPDLISDDVWNQVYQTYVGDPELSDWLKDNNPYAYQSITGRMLETALKGNWEASDDVLKSLASEYAESVVNDGVTCCHHTCGNPLLNEYVNGLVSVPGFSDAIEDATKQSLQDEDEHHSSSGHQTSLAEKLNPPEETTSSGGNQTMAAADAGYGVDSPEPAPEAPKSTADPYVEGYEMTRESAENEDEGGMSFSGADIVGTLFVLVAAGGIYLGMRKKKL, from the coding sequence ATGGAAAGAATTCGGACTGATAAATTAAAAAACCCTGTAAAATACGCTAAAATTTTTGGATTGATACTTTTACTGCTCTTTATGCTGGTCTCTGCTTGCCCTGCAGCTGGAAGTGAAGGAGTTAAGTATGAACTAGTGGCGAATACTACCAGTGACGAGAATGGATATTATTCTTTTGAATATATTCCAAACGGTGAATATGAATTACTTGCCGCTACTTACGCTCAATATAAGAGTACGGATACCTGGTTATGGTACAGTGGCTCTGGAAATCTTGCAGTTTTAAATGGTACTGATCTCTCTAATCAAAATATCACTATAAGTTCCGATGACCTCGTTCCTCATGATAAAGTTCTGGGCTTTCTTGACCGCTCAATTGTTAGTGGGTATGCCAAACCTAAAATGGGCTCTGCCAAACCGTATGTTGATGTTGTGCTGATAAGTTCTGATGAAGAGTTCGTAGCTAATACTACCAGTGACGAGAATGGATACTACTCTTTTGAAGATATCCCAAACGGTGAATATGAATTACTTGCCGCTACTTACACTCAATATAAGAGTACGGATACCTGGTTATGGTACAGTGGCTCTGAAAGTCTCGCAGTTTCAAATGGTACTGATCTCTCTAATCAAAATATCACTATAAGTTCCGATGACCTCGTTCCACATGGTAAAGTTCTGGGCTTTCTTGACCGCTCAATTGTTAGTGGGTATGCCAAACCTAAAATGGGTTCTGCCAAACCGTATGTTGATGTTGTGTTGATAAGTTCTGATGAAGAGTTTGTAGCTAATACTACCAGTGACGAGAATGGATACTACTCTTTTGAAGATATCCCAAACGGTGAATATGAATTACTTGCCGCTACTTACGCTCAATATAAGAGTACGGATACCTGGTTATGGTACAGTGGCTCTGGAAATCTTGCAGTTTCAATTGGTACTGATCTCTCTAATCAAAATATCACTATAAGTTCCGATGACCTCGTTCCTCATGATAAAGTTCTGGGCTTTCTTGACCGCTCAATTGTTAGTGGGTATGCCAAACCTAAAATGGGCTCTGCCAAACCTTATGTTGATGTCGTGCTCTTAAAAGAAAAGTATACGAACCTATCAAACAGCCCTCACCTAAACGTTTCAATCATCACCGGATACAGGTATGACTACCAGCTTGAGACTGCGGTAAACAGGCTCAATAGCAACAGTGACCTGAACCTTACAGTGAGCTATTTTACGCCGAATAACCTGGAAAACCATACTGAGGTCGATTTCGGTAGTATGGATATCATTTACATCAACATGTTTACCCAGGATGCGGAACTGCTTCGGGACGATATTGATGAGGCAATTGCAAACGGAGCTGTGGTCATTGGTCAGACTACTACCCTTTCTGATAATCCTGAACCGATCCCTTCAAAATTTGATGACGAAGCCGAGCTGAAGGCTTTTCTCCAGAGCTATTGGTCAAACATACCTGCAGATGACCAAAACCTGGACTACATGATTTTTTACCTCGCAAGCGAGTACTATGGCAGGAATGACCTCGAGATAGAGGCTCCGATAGGTCCTCCTAAAAGAGCTATCTATCACCCTGACTTCGTTAACGGTTCAGACCTTTATTTTGCCGAAAGCTATGAGGAATACCTGGACTGGTATGCAAACCGGGAGGACGGAGGGTACCGTTATAATGCAGGTGCTCCCACCGTAGGCATGGCTTTCTATGCTTCTTACTACCCTAACAGGGTGGAACCTTTCGAAACCCTTATTCGGGAATTTGAATCCAGGGGTGTCAACGTTATCACTTTCTATGGTGATTCTTCCAACCTGTGTGATCCTTTCATCAGGAACGAGACCGAGACGTACGTGGACGCTCTCATCTCCTTTACGTACCGCGGAAACTACTTCGATACCGAAGGGCTGGACATCCCCCTTATCAACGGAGTCCTGAACGGGTACCTGAATTCTACGGAATGGAACGAAAGCAGCAGCCCTCTCCCGGCTGACAGCATGATGAGGATCTACAGGCCGGAGTGGTATGGGTTTATTGACCCGATCATGATTTCCACCTCCGAGATTCACCCTGAAACCGAGGAGGAAATCTACGTTCCGATCCAGGGGCAGGTTGACTGGCTCGTAAACCGCACCCTTGCCCAGGTTGAGCTTTCCCCTGAAAGGACCCCTGAAGCCGAAAAGAAGGTTGCAATCATCTATTACAACCACGGCTGCGGAAAGGACGGGATCGGGGCTTCCTACCTTGACGTTGCGCCCAGTATCAGCAAGCTCCTTGAAGGAATGGCTGATGCGGGTTATGCCGTGGATTCCGGCAGTATCCCGAACGGAAGCGAACTTACGGACCTTATCCTGGTGCAGGGCACGAATATCGGGACCTGGGCTCCGGGAGAACTTGACCGGATGGTTGAGAACGGGGACGTTGCCCTGATACCCAATTCTACTTACAGTGAATGGTTCGAAGCCCTGCCGGAAGCACGGCAACAGGAGGTCATTTCCCGGTGGGGCAGGGCTCCCGGGGATATCATGGTCTGGGAATCAGGGGGCGAAAAGTACCTGGTAATCCCGAAGATCGAAGTCGGAGATGGGGTTATCCTTGCTCCCCAGCCTACCAGGGGCTGGCTGCAGGATAACGATGCCCTCTACCATTCCAAGGACCTGCCTCCACACCACCAGTACATTGCCTTCTATCTCTGGCTCCAGAAAGAATACGGGGCAGATGCCATGGTGAATATGGGCAGGCACGGGACCGTGGAATGGCTTCCCGGCAAACAGTTCTGTCTTTCCAGTGAAGACTGGCCTGCCCTGATGAACGGGGACATCCCGGTTATCTATCCCTATGTCATGGACGGGCTCGGGGAAGGCGTCCAGGCCAAACGCAGAGGCAATGCCGTTGTCATCGACCACCTCATCCCTCCTGTCCTTGAAGCCGGGCTTTACGGGGAATACGCGGAGCTTGACGGAGCCATCCTCGACTATACGAATGCCGTGGACATGGGCATGGACGAAGAACTCGTGGTGATGCATAAGGCCGAGATCCTGAACCTTACAGAGGAACTCGGGCTTGACAGCCAGTTGAACATGAGCCTTGCCGAAGATAAACTGACTTTTGAGGATATTTTCCTGGACGAGCTTGGCGACCTGCTGGAAGAACTCAAGAGTACTTCCATGCCCTACGGCCTGCATGTGCTCGGAACCTCTCCCGAAGGAGCCGAACTCGCGGGCATGGTAAACTCGATGCTCGGAGAACCTTTCGAAGAACATGTAGAGTTTTGCTTTGACCCGGCTCTTTCCGGCTGCAACAATTCCGATGAAGCCGAATTTGCCCTTCTCGAATCTGTCCTGCTCTACGGCAATAGTTCCGCAGAAGCCCAGGCCAATGTGCTCGGCTGCAGCGAGAACGCAACCCTGACCGCAGACCTTGCCACGGCTGAAGAGTACGCTGTCCTGCTTGCAGAGGGTAAGAACGAAATCAACCAGGTCTTAAAAGCCCTGGACGGCAGGTTCATCGAACCTAATGCCGGGGGAGACCCTGTAAGGGACTCGGATACCCTGCCTTCGGGCCGGAACTTCTACTCCTTTGACCCCGAGGAACTCCCCTCCGAAGAAGCCTGGATAATCGGGACTGAGATGGCTGATGAGATGCTCAGGCAGTACCGGGAAAGCCACAACGGTAGCTATCCGGAAAAGGTCGCCTATGTCCTCTGGGCCGGGGAAACCACCCGTAACGAGGGTGTCATGGAGTCCCAGATCCTTTACCTCCTCGGGGTAAAGCCGAACTTCGAGGACGAGGACGATGACTTTGACAGCTACGATGACTTGGTCTTTATCCCGGACGAAGAACTCGGAAGGCCGCGCATCGATGTTATGGTTCAGATCTCCGGATTGTACAGAGACACTTACCCGAACAACATCCGCCTGATCGATTATGCTGTGAGAACGGTTTGCGACGAGTCCGAGTATCCCGGAACAGCAGAAAACCCCAACTACGTCCTTGAAAACACGAAATCTCTTGCTGCCGTACTGAATGAGACCCTACAAAATGATTCACTTTCCTGGCAGGTTGCAACCCTCAGGATTTTCGGGCCTGCGGACGGGGCATACGGCACAGGCATGAGTAACGCGGTTTCCGCGAGCAATACCTGGAACAATACCGAGGAACTTGCCGAACTTTACATCAGCAAGATGAGCAATGCCTACGGCGAATACATCTGGGGTGAAAGCCTTGCGGAGTTTACGGGCTGCGACGAGCTTGAAAACGAAGCCTTCTTTGAGGAAAACCTCAAGGACGTCGAGGTCACCCTGCACAGCAGGAGTTCGAATACTTACGGGGCTCTTGACACCGACGAGTTCTTCCAGTATCTGGGCGGCCTGAACCTTGCCGTGAAATATGCTTCCGGCGGGGAATACCCCGAATCTTTCATCTTCAACCTCCGGAACCCCGGGTGTGAAGCGGTAGAGACCCTAAGTTCCTTCCTTGAAAAAGAGCTGTATGCCAGGTACTTCAACCCCTCCTGGATCGAGGGGATGCAGCAAAACGGGTATGCAGGAGCCACCGAGATGTCAGACTTCCTTGAAAACCTCTGGGGCTGGGAAGCCCTGAACCCCGACCTTATCAGTGATGATGTCTGGAACCAGGTCTACCAGACCTATGTAGGAGATCCGGAACTCAGCGACTGGCTCAAGGATAACAATCCGTATGCCTATCAGTCCATAACTGGGCGCATGCTTGAGACTGCTCTCAAGGGTAACTGGGAAGCATCAGACGACGTCCTGAAAAGCCTTGCTTCGGAATACGCAGAATCCGTTGTAAATGACGGTGTCACCTGCTGCCACCATACTTGCGGAAACCCGCTCCTTAACGAATACGTAAATGGGCTGGTTTCCGTGCCCGGTTTCAGTGACGCGATCGAAGATGCAACAAAGCAGTCTCTTCAGGATGAAGATGAACACCACAGCAGCAGCGGGCACCAAACAAGCCTTGCAGAAAAACTCAACCCGCCGGAAGAAACTACCTCTTCGGGCGGAAACCAGACTATGGCAGCTGCGGACGCCGGGTATGGAGTCGATTCTCCCGAACCTGCACCCGAAGCCCCGAAATCTACTGCTGACCCGTATGTTGAAGGGTATGAGATGACAAGGGAGTCTGCTGAAAATGAAGATGAAGGAGGCATGTCCTTCTCGGGTGCCGACATTGTAGGAACCCTCTTTGTGCTGGTCGCAGCCGGTGGAATCTACCTGGGAATGCGGAAGAAGAAACTGTAA
- a CDS encoding cobaltochelatase subunit CobN, with protein MLAPTVSADENHVDITVISYGTQAAFEEGWNTSPYKDKLNLTYYESGTTDFSEVDLGNPDIIFTYMLWDSVFDEVGDDLERAKSNGAVLIDITSFPGASFNMSDYDYAYPGDENGSMVEKYFYNIGVEEEFLKENSRNFLAYLAQNFSSKTELTADWEYEDPIILPAGLYHPDSPVDKYWFDNNSEYLEWYGNSSNGEHRVYDPDRPTIGIWFHKSDYKDGNTEVVDALIRDLESKDCNVIAGFDTFNNVTEFYCDESGEPLIQCAISLKSFALNYENYTRGIEELEDLDVAVLKGIVASESDDPADANRGIPTEEVARKTMAPDRDGIFEYIVVGKNIQVSWNEYVYEAIPAQVDWIANRSINWAELKLKDNTEKNVAIIYYNYPPGKDNVGASYLDTISSMVSILQKMNESERNYNIEDAPKNSTELLDRIQDRGRNVGSWAPGELEAMVQNGIENGDMVLLPMETYREWFEAEIPEDLREATIAEWGAPWEEDVPSDKSHMIWENESGKYIVIPAVRCGNVWLMPQPARGFMQNENAMYHSSILPPPHQYIAFYLWLNKNEEWKPDALIHLGTHGTHEWLPGSAYGMNRTAEWSPLLLQDIPNIYPYIVANVGEGLTAEYRGNALIIDHLTPTLEKGGLHGEMAGLAGNIQSYYDPAMSGTDVQEKYRKLIIDEMLELKLDVDLDVNESMVEELRTNETFFNDFVKNVLHEYLEEISEENIPYGMHVFGEVPPEKSLEQKEGELVSIIRAIMGASFEGNVTATFYTNARGYPAGIPEGDTDVDRMIREVLINGTEPATAQDIVYGSSNSSVTSDLEFGLSYKDRVVEPVLEDLPPVIRTMLGPSFEGNVTAAFYSNSTLYPAGIPENDTKVDALVRDVIYNGTKYRDAQDALYGFNNSSVNIDLKQGLEYKADILDLHRDEMSLMVRAMMGNSFEKAVEAAFYSDTTEYPLGIPSDDTRVDRLVWEVVSSNSNITPEAAQDLVYGSNESSVSSALEIGVEYRDRLRQCSQEMDHLLSALEGGYIPPRSGRDPIQNPDSVPTGCNFYGVDSRLYPSEAAWELGVAMANSLLEDYYGKYGEYPQKVSFSRFGVEFIRDHGTLEAEVLYLLGIKPIWDDETRQLKVDDEGNFVFAVMNESEMYALLPEDSLLRNESLIGRPRIDIVYTTAGMRDAFPDKIKMIDEAVRLAANQSTVPDTNYTNYVNENSQQIFAALVAAGYDSDTAKQLSEMRCFAVKDGTYEIGVANAIGASGTWENEETIAELYLDKMGYAYGTDIWGEKCSELLAENLKAADASVHSDSSNLYDTLDNDDFFQYFGGMNLVSRYLSGETPEMYVSDTRSQDAENCGMTPMDEYLKKNLRSRYLNDQWIKGMMESGYSGGKLMAEFVNNLWGWEVCDPDLVDDSDWELVYETYINDPDMQEWFKENNPYAMQSIEARMLETMRKGYWENTEIRDQLVSEYVKSVVEDGVTCCHHTCGNPLLDEYVKGMMSVAGVSQELQDAYNNKITEATDFPETTPITSPSTSSSSGNRGSSTPVVKSANQTTVQETDAGYGTQTPDAPESSSSAESDPYVEGYEMQKDAADGSEGGSPMSFSGSDVVGTLFVLAAVGGIYLGFRKRKL; from the coding sequence TTGCTTGCGCCAACGGTATCGGCAGATGAAAACCACGTTGATATAACAGTAATAAGCTATGGTACTCAGGCTGCTTTTGAAGAGGGCTGGAATACCAGTCCATATAAAGATAAGCTGAACCTGACATATTACGAATCCGGAACCACGGACTTTTCGGAGGTCGATTTAGGGAACCCGGACATCATATTCACCTACATGCTCTGGGATTCGGTTTTTGATGAGGTCGGAGATGACCTTGAAAGGGCAAAGTCGAACGGTGCCGTGCTAATCGACATCACCTCCTTCCCCGGGGCTTCTTTTAATATGTCCGATTATGACTATGCCTACCCTGGGGATGAAAACGGAAGTATGGTCGAGAAGTACTTTTACAACATCGGGGTAGAGGAGGAATTCCTCAAGGAAAACTCCAGAAATTTCCTTGCCTACCTTGCCCAGAATTTCTCAAGCAAAACGGAGTTGACAGCGGATTGGGAATATGAGGACCCTATAATCCTGCCTGCCGGGCTTTACCATCCGGATTCTCCGGTCGATAAGTACTGGTTCGACAACAACTCCGAATACCTTGAATGGTACGGCAACAGCTCAAACGGGGAGCACAGGGTCTATGACCCGGACCGTCCCACAATCGGGATATGGTTCCATAAGAGCGATTACAAAGACGGGAATACCGAGGTTGTGGATGCCCTTATCAGGGACCTTGAAAGCAAGGACTGCAACGTAATCGCAGGTTTTGATACGTTTAACAATGTCACCGAATTTTATTGTGACGAAAGCGGTGAACCCCTCATTCAGTGTGCGATTTCTCTAAAGAGCTTCGCACTTAATTACGAAAACTATACCCGCGGAATCGAGGAACTGGAGGACCTGGACGTGGCGGTACTGAAAGGCATCGTGGCTTCGGAATCCGATGACCCCGCCGACGCTAACAGGGGGATTCCCACCGAAGAGGTCGCCCGAAAGACTATGGCTCCGGACAGGGACGGGATTTTCGAGTACATCGTGGTCGGGAAGAATATACAGGTTTCCTGGAACGAGTACGTATATGAGGCAATCCCTGCCCAGGTAGACTGGATTGCAAACCGCTCGATAAACTGGGCAGAACTGAAACTCAAGGATAACACTGAGAAAAACGTTGCAATCATCTATTACAACTACCCGCCTGGAAAAGACAACGTCGGGGCAAGTTACCTTGACACTATCTCGAGTATGGTTTCCATACTTCAAAAGATGAATGAAAGTGAACGGAATTATAATATCGAGGACGCCCCGAAAAATTCAACGGAACTGCTGGACAGGATCCAGGACCGGGGCAGGAATGTCGGTTCCTGGGCTCCCGGGGAACTTGAGGCAATGGTCCAGAACGGAATTGAAAACGGGGACATGGTGCTCCTGCCAATGGAGACTTACAGGGAGTGGTTTGAGGCTGAAATTCCCGAAGACCTCCGGGAAGCTACCATTGCAGAGTGGGGTGCGCCCTGGGAAGAAGACGTGCCTTCGGACAAGAGTCACATGATCTGGGAAAACGAAAGCGGGAAATATATCGTGATCCCGGCTGTCCGCTGTGGGAACGTCTGGCTCATGCCCCAGCCTGCCAGGGGTTTCATGCAGAATGAAAATGCCATGTACCACAGCAGCATCCTCCCGCCCCCGCACCAGTACATTGCTTTCTATCTCTGGCTGAATAAGAACGAGGAATGGAAGCCTGATGCCCTGATCCACCTCGGGACCCACGGGACCCATGAATGGCTCCCTGGTTCGGCGTACGGGATGAACCGCACAGCGGAATGGTCTCCCCTCCTGCTTCAGGATATTCCGAACATCTATCCCTATATCGTGGCAAACGTGGGAGAAGGCCTGACTGCGGAATACCGTGGAAACGCCCTGATAATCGACCACCTGACCCCGACCCTTGAAAAGGGCGGACTGCACGGGGAAATGGCAGGGCTTGCCGGAAACATCCAGTCCTACTACGACCCTGCTATGAGCGGGACCGATGTGCAGGAAAAATACCGGAAGCTCATAATCGATGAGATGCTTGAACTCAAGCTCGATGTAGACCTTGACGTAAACGAAAGCATGGTCGAAGAGCTCAGGACCAATGAAACCTTCTTCAACGATTTCGTGAAAAACGTCCTCCACGAGTATCTCGAAGAAATTTCCGAGGAAAATATTCCCTACGGCATGCATGTGTTCGGGGAGGTGCCTCCCGAAAAGAGCCTGGAGCAAAAGGAGGGTGAACTGGTATCCATTATCCGGGCAATCATGGGTGCATCCTTTGAAGGGAATGTGACCGCTACTTTCTATACCAATGCAAGAGGGTATCCCGCAGGTATTCCTGAGGGGGATACGGATGTGGACCGGATGATAAGGGAAGTTCTAATCAACGGGACGGAGCCCGCAACGGCTCAGGACATTGTATACGGTTCCAGCAACTCATCCGTAACCAGTGACCTGGAGTTCGGCTTAAGCTACAAAGACAGAGTTGTCGAACCTGTACTGGAAGACCTGCCTCCGGTTATCAGGACTATGCTCGGGCCTTCATTTGAAGGGAATGTGACTGCTGCTTTCTATTCCAACTCAACTCTCTACCCTGCAGGCATTCCTGAAAATGATACGAAAGTAGATGCCCTTGTAAGGGATGTCATATACAACGGTACAAAGTACCGGGACGCCCAGGACGCGCTCTACGGCTTCAACAACAGCTCGGTAAACATCGACCTGAAACAGGGGCTTGAATACAAAGCCGACATCCTGGACCTGCACAGGGACGAGATGAGCCTGATGGTAAGGGCAATGATGGGAAACAGCTTTGAAAAAGCTGTGGAAGCTGCCTTCTATTCCGATACAACGGAATACCCGCTCGGGATTCCCTCGGATGACACAAGGGTGGACCGGCTTGTCTGGGAAGTGGTTAGCAGCAACAGTAACATCACCCCCGAAGCAGCCCAGGACCTGGTCTACGGAAGTAACGAGAGTTCGGTGAGCTCCGCCCTTGAGATAGGGGTTGAATACAGGGACAGGCTCAGGCAGTGTTCCCAGGAAATGGACCATTTGCTCTCAGCCCTTGAAGGCGGCTACATCCCTCCGAGGTCAGGCAGGGACCCGATTCAGAATCCTGATTCGGTCCCCACAGGGTGCAACTTCTACGGGGTGGACTCGAGGCTTTACCCCTCGGAAGCTGCCTGGGAACTGGGAGTTGCCATGGCAAATTCCCTGCTTGAGGACTACTACGGAAAATACGGGGAATACCCGCAAAAAGTTTCGTTCTCAAGGTTCGGTGTGGAGTTCATAAGAGACCACGGGACCCTTGAAGCCGAAGTGCTTTACCTGCTCGGGATAAAGCCTATCTGGGACGATGAAACCAGGCAGCTAAAAGTAGACGATGAAGGAAATTTTGTGTTTGCGGTCATGAACGAGTCCGAAATGTATGCGCTCCTGCCTGAAGACTCACTCCTGCGCAATGAATCCCTGATCGGCAGGCCGAGGATCGACATTGTCTATACGACCGCCGGGATGAGGGACGCTTTCCCTGACAAGATAAAAATGATCGATGAGGCTGTCAGGCTTGCAGCCAACCAATCCACAGTCCCGGATACCAACTATACGAACTATGTGAATGAGAACAGCCAGCAGATCTTTGCTGCCCTTGTCGCTGCAGGGTATGACAGTGATACCGCAAAGCAATTGTCCGAAATGCGCTGTTTTGCGGTTAAAGACGGGACTTATGAGATCGGGGTTGCCAATGCCATCGGTGCAAGTGGGACCTGGGAAAACGAGGAAACAATTGCCGAGCTTTACCTCGACAAGATGGGTTATGCCTACGGGACCGATATCTGGGGTGAAAAGTGTTCCGAACTCCTGGCAGAAAACCTGAAAGCAGCGGATGCGTCTGTCCACTCGGATTCCTCGAACCTCTACGACACTCTTGACAACGACGACTTCTTCCAGTATTTCGGAGGTATGAACCTTGTGAGCAGGTACCTTTCAGGGGAAACCCCGGAGATGTACGTCTCCGATACCCGGAGCCAGGACGCGGAAAACTGCGGGATGACTCCGATGGACGAGTACCTGAAAAAGAACCTTCGGTCCAGGTACCTCAACGACCAGTGGATCAAAGGCATGATGGAATCCGGATACTCCGGAGGCAAGCTTATGGCAGAGTTCGTAAACAACCTCTGGGGCTGGGAAGTCTGTGACCCGGACCTTGTGGATGACAGCGACTGGGAACTCGTCTATGAAACGTACATCAACGACCCTGACATGCAGGAATGGTTCAAGGAAAACAACCCTTACGCCATGCAGTCAATAGAAGCCAGGATGCTGGAAACCATGCGTAAAGGCTACTGGGAGAACACCGAGATAAGAGACCAGCTTGTTTCCGAGTACGTAAAGTCAGTTGTAGAGGACGGTGTCACCTGCTGCCACCACACCTGCGGAAATCCCCTGCTTGATGAGTACGTGAAAGGCATGATGTCTGTTGCGGGAGTCAGCCAGGAGCTTCAGGACGCATACAATAATAAGATCACCGAAGCAACCGATTTCCCGGAGACTACTCCTATTACCTCACCCAGTACGAGTAGCAGCAGTGGTAACAGGGGCAGTTCTACCCCTGTGGTAAAGAGTGCGAACCAGACAACCGTTCAGGAAACTGATGCCGGATATGGGACCCAAACCCCCGATGCTCCGGAAAGCTCTTCATCTGCTGAATCAGATCCTTATGTGGAAGGCTACGAGATGCAGAAAGATGCAGCAGATGGTTCCGAGGGAGGAAGTCCGATGTCTTTCTCAGGTTCTGACGTTGTGGGTACTTTGTTCGTACTTGCAGCAGTGGGAGGTATCTATCTCGGATTCAGGAAGAGAAAGCTTTGA